In the Gemmatimonadota bacterium genome, ACACGCGGAAGGTCCAGCCCGGCGAGTGCTTCGTGGCGCTCGTCGGCGAGACCTTCGACGGCCACGACTATCTCGCCGAGGCGGTCGCGGCGGGCGCCGCGGCACTCGTCGTGAACGATGCGCGCCGCGCGGCGCGGCTCGGCGTGCCGGTCTTCGAGGTCCCCGACACGCTCATCGCGCTCGGCATGCTCGGCCGCTACCGCCGCCTCGCCTGGAGCCGTCCGGTGATCGCCGTCGGCGGCTCGAACGGCAAGACGAGCACGAAGGAGCTGCTCAAGGCGGTGCTCGGCAGCCGCTTCACCGTGCATGCGACCACCGGCAACCTCAACAACCGCATCGGCGTCCCGCTCACGCTCCTCGCGCTCGACGATGCCGCCGACGTCGCGGTGATCGAGGCGGGGACCAACATCCCCGGCGAGATCGCGATCCTGCGCGACATCATCCTCCCCGACCTCGCGGTGGTCACCACCGTGCAGGAGGAGCACCTCGAGGGCCTCGGCGACCTCGCGGGCGTGATGGCGGAGGAGCTCTCGCTCACCGAGGACGTGGACGTGGCGGTGGTGCCGGCGAGCGAACCCGACGTGGTGGCGGGCACCTCGGCGCGGGCGCTCCGCGTGGTCGCGGCCGGGCTGCGCGGTCCCCACGGGTTGCACGCCGACGGCCGTGGCTGGATGGAGATGGACGGCGTGCGTCTCGAGAGCCCGCTCCGCGGGGCGCACAATCTCCGCAACCTCGCGCTCGCCCTCGCCGTGGGCGAGGAGTTCGGCCTCACCGCGGCGCAGATGGCCGAGGGGCTCGCGCAGCTCACGCTCCCGCCCATGCGGAGCGCCATCGGGCCGCTCGGGCAGGCGCTGCTCATCAACGACGCCTACAACGCCAATCCCGGCTCGGCGCGCGCGGCGATCACGCTCCTCGCCGACGTGGGGCAGGGGCGCCAGCGAGTCGCGATCCTCGGCACGATGCGCGAGCTGGGGGCGCATGCACCGGCGAAGCATCTCGAGGTGGCCGAGGCGGCGCTCGCCGCCGGACACGATTTGGTCTGCGGCATCGGGGACTTCGCCGCCGCCCTCGAACGTATCGCGCCGGGTGACCCGCGCGTCCTCACCGCAGGCGACGTCGATGACCTCTGGCCCGCGCTGCAGCCGCGCCTCCAGCGCGACGCGGCGATCCTCCTCAAGGCGTCGCGCGGCGTGAAGCTCGAACGGATCGTCCCCCTCCTCACCCATTGGGCCACCGGCTGATGCTGTACGAGTTCCTCCTCCCCCTGCAGGACCAGGTGAGCGGGCTCAACATCTTCCGCTACATCTCGTTCCGCTCGGCCGGTGCGGCGATCACGGCGATCCTGTTCTGCTTCGTCGTGGGGCCGATGTTCATCCGCTGGCTCCAGGGGATGCAGGTGCACCAGGTGGTGCGCGCCGGCACGCCCGACTCGCACGCGGGGAAGGGGAAGACGCCGACGATGGGCGGGATCATCATCCTCGCCGCCGTGACCTGCTCGACGCTGCTCTGGATGCGCTTCGACAGCCGCTACGTCTGGCTCGCCCTCATCGTCACGCTGCTCATGGGCGCGATCGGGTTCCTCGATGACTACCTCAAGCTCAAGCAGAAGCGCGAGGGGAAGCGCAACGACGGCCTCGTGGAGCGCTACAAGCTCGCCGGGCAGGTGACGATCGGGCTCGCGCTCGGCCTCTTCATCTGGCAGTTCCCGCTCAACACGCTCCCCGGGGCGAGCACCACGCTCCCGTTCTACAAGTACACGCTCATCATCCCCACCATCCCGCTGCTCTACCTGCCCTTCGTCACCTTCGTGATGACCGGCACGAGCAACGCGGTCAACCTCACCGACGGGCTGGACGGGCTCGCGTCGGGGCTGATGGCGATCGCGATGCTCACCATGGCGGTCTTCGCCTACGTGATGGGGCGCTTCGACGCCTCGGAGTACCTGCAGATCTACTACCTGCGTGGCGCGGGCGAGCTGACGATCTTCTGCTCGGCGGTGTTCGGCGCGGCGGTCGGGTTCCTCTGGTACAACGCGCACCCGGCGCAGGTCTTCATGGGCGACACCGGTTCGCTCGCCCTCGGCGGCGCCCTCGGCGCGGTGGCGATCCTGCTCAAGAGCGAGTTCCTCGTGCTCATCGTCGGCGGCGTCTTCGTCGCCGAGACGATGAGCGTCATCATCCAGCGCAGCGTGTTCAAGTTCCGCAAGCGGCGTCATGGCGAGGAGTACGCCAAGGCCAATCGCGTCTTCCTGCGCGCGCCCATCCACCACCACTTCGAGCTGAAGGGCTGGCCGGAGACGCAGGTGGTGATCCGGTTCTGGATCCTCGGCGCGGCCTGCGCCTTCCTCGCGCTCTCCACGCTCAAGATCCGATGACCGACGCGCTGCGCGCCCTGGCGGCCGGCGGCGAAGTGGCCGTGATCGGCCTCGGCGCGAGCGGGCGCGCGGCCGCGCGGTTGCTCGCGCGCGAGCGGATGCGCGTCTATGCGAGCGACGCAGGGGCGGGGGAGCGGACCCAGGAGGCGGCCGCCGGGCTGCGCGCCGAGGGGATCGACGCCGAGGCCGGCCGGCATGACCTCGAGCGGATCGGCCGCGCACAGGTGGTGGTCGTGTCGCCCGGGGTCCCGCCCGACGCGCCGCCGGTCGCCCTGGCCAGCGCACGCGGCATCCCCGTCTTCTCCGAGATCGAGGTCGGCCTGCGCGCGCTGCCCGGCGTGCCGTACATCGGCGTGACCGGCACCAACGGCAAGACGACCGTCACCGCGCTCATCGCGCACCTGCTGCGCGCGCTCGGTCGCGACGCGGTGGAGGCGGGGAACATCGGGACCCCGGTCGCCGACATCGCGCTCGGGACGCATCGGCCGGAGTGGATGGTCCTCGAGCTCTCGAGCTTCCAGTTGCACGATACGCCGTCGATCGCGCCCCGCATCGGTCTGCTCACGAACCT is a window encoding:
- a CDS encoding UDP-N-acetylmuramoyl-tripeptide--D-alanyl-D-alanine ligase, with amino-acid sequence MTASTIRPVGTSAFWTLQRLAQALGDGPSDARAIAGITTDTRKVQPGECFVALVGETFDGHDYLAEAVAAGAAALVVNDARRAARLGVPVFEVPDTLIALGMLGRYRRLAWSRPVIAVGGSNGKTSTKELLKAVLGSRFTVHATTGNLNNRIGVPLTLLALDDAADVAVIEAGTNIPGEIAILRDIILPDLAVVTTVQEEHLEGLGDLAGVMAEELSLTEDVDVAVVPASEPDVVAGTSARALRVVAAGLRGPHGLHADGRGWMEMDGVRLESPLRGAHNLRNLALALAVGEEFGLTAAQMAEGLAQLTLPPMRSAIGPLGQALLINDAYNANPGSARAAITLLADVGQGRQRVAILGTMRELGAHAPAKHLEVAEAALAAGHDLVCGIGDFAAALERIAPGDPRVLTAGDVDDLWPALQPRLQRDAAILLKASRGVKLERIVPLLTHWATG
- a CDS encoding phospho-N-acetylmuramoyl-pentapeptide-transferase; the encoded protein is MLYEFLLPLQDQVSGLNIFRYISFRSAGAAITAILFCFVVGPMFIRWLQGMQVHQVVRAGTPDSHAGKGKTPTMGGIIILAAVTCSTLLWMRFDSRYVWLALIVTLLMGAIGFLDDYLKLKQKREGKRNDGLVERYKLAGQVTIGLALGLFIWQFPLNTLPGASTTLPFYKYTLIIPTIPLLYLPFVTFVMTGTSNAVNLTDGLDGLASGLMAIAMLTMAVFAYVMGRFDASEYLQIYYLRGAGELTIFCSAVFGAAVGFLWYNAHPAQVFMGDTGSLALGGALGAVAILLKSEFLVLIVGGVFVAETMSVIIQRSVFKFRKRRHGEEYAKANRVFLRAPIHHHFELKGWPETQVVIRFWILGAACAFLALSTLKIR